One Brumimicrobium sp. DNA window includes the following coding sequences:
- a CDS encoding FG-GAP-like repeat-containing protein, translated as MNSRIFSGIVLILGLAQFPFSQTTCFSTDNSFIFDGANNAKSIAKGDFNNDGLLDIIMGKNLGAAADPNLKYAIYIENNGNRSFNAPVEIMSGSRVQDVAAADINNDGNLDILVVNFNMNRLAIIYGNGDGTFQTPIGYTTSFGPNSIAVGDFNNDGLPDVAVAGNGNNIDFFFNNISLPGTLTSIAPFVLPGGVNPSDIIAMDLDLDGNMDVATSNSGGASVSVIFGDGVGGFSLGGTYAADLGTSGISSGFFNNDIYPDIAVTNENANTITVFINDGTGSLSTGISYSAGAKPLSIDILDFNNDGKIDLAAINADDNTISLYEGNSDGTFQNQKIIYAKNYPTDIVTGDFDTDGNDDIIHSCLIGAVMPAYFGDGSGDFDLGNMVNTGNSPKDISVNDFDGDGKEDYVVVNYDDNTASIYLNDGAGNYTFSQSLTTGSHPISVASGNIFGSGKNDIVVANYSDGTATLFQNLGGGSFASSTLSVNANPLKVRIGNFNGDTDLDLFVLNEASQITVLPGIGSGSFGAQIIKTSSLLQPKDITIGDINGDGYDDFAVPFYGSNKVSIYKSNGVNDFVNVDKNTAAKPIAATFVNLNSDGKPELVVVNNTANSISLFANNGAGVFANATNIPATETEPLSVIAGDFNGDGFNDIAVTFHVSTGSTGSLRIFKGNGTNSGAGALTYDATYLVGMNPVSSFTKDINGDGGLDILVVNELHNYVSVMLSIGGIATITPSGSTTICSNETLTLTSSPAQQYLWSNGATTQSINVTTSGSYFVTTSAIGGGCSSTSNDINVTVLPAPTINYSGNTEICENASTTITVSGANTYQWSDGLGVGNSKTLNPSADKTYTVIGEGTNGCKDTLEIEIVVTPLPDATFNTLNSEYCEMGSPVNLVPNQAGGTFSGPGVSGSTFEPNQAGVGIHTISYSISDNGCVNSSSQIVEVSQGGADASFTILNSNYCQDASDITLVPIISGGSFSGPGVSGNIFSPGSANIGLNTITYTVTDDGCVGISNQTVIIDEKLSADFSGLQATYCLNDSPVTLIPDNVGGNFTGNGISGDQFTPNSGGVGTYNITYTLTNGSCTSSISKPVQVESLPNANFSGLASSYCVTAGTVTLTPSVGGGSFSGPGVSSNTFSPSVAGVGTHSVTYQIIGGNGCTNSVTKSVEINGSPDASFTGLGLSYCLNENAVTLTPSVGGGIFSGSGMNGNIFDPASAGQGNHTISYFVNTGGCSSFSSQTVDVHPLPNPSFTGLNPTYCVNDPSVILSPIQNGGSFTGPGVSGNTFKPINAGVGVHTIKYKITNVFGCIDSSLVIVEVLPLPDANFTGLATLYCLNSDPVTLTPDQSGGTFSGPGIINGNTFDPSIAGTGNHTIEYEIINGGCQSQFSQLVEVINSPDATFSGLALEYCKNNPVITLSPLQGGGTFSGDGIDGSTFDPNIAGIGPHTITYTINAGNGCSDVTSQTVTINPIPDASFTGLQGIICVNSSPSTMVPTFPGGTFSGPGISGNSFDPSIAGNGSHTISYTVIDINGCSNSSSQITIVQALPDASFSGLDPEYCVDASSVTLIPAINGGSFSGDGVFGSTFSPGTAGVGPHSVTYTVTDGFGCVNNSSENVIINGLPDASFTGLASDYCVNTAAVTLVPVIGGGNFSGDGININSFDPSIAGEGIHNITYTVIDGNNCSNTSSQSVTINGLPDATFSGLPATMCINAPDVTLVPTVSGGIFSGNGVLSSTFSPTNAGLGIHSVQYSLTDANGCSNDYSQSVEVIALPDATFSGLNTAYCSNDAAVNLLPTQGGGIFSGDGIIGNSFDPYMAGTGTHIITYTINGGNGCIDVTTQTVQVNGLPDASFVGLASMYCIDASAVTMIPTQVGGAFSGNGVSGNLFNPASAGIGQHSIVYSIIDGNGCSSTSSFLVTVDNTYPDANFTGLDATYCVNGTYSNLTPNENGGTFIGSGMTGNIFDPQVSGEGTFTITYTITGGNTCSSTSSQTIEVYGIPDANFSGLNPAYCLNASSTTLSPITGGGTFSGDGVISQTFDPSMAGQGTHQISYTITDANLCTNSTTQTVVVNSLPDATFSGFYPIYCLYGTPATFIPTIAGGTFSGDGMSGDIFTPNNAGLGIHLITYTVTSVDGCTDSHSESIEVTTSPNPNFSGLGTEYCASAPAVTLTPIQGGGVFSGNGIVGNTFDPSIAGPGTHIITYDISDGSGCDATATETVIVDPLPDSGFTTLPAQYCLDAPAIDLIPNQMGGAFSGPGIFGGKFYPSIVGVGTYTISYSIIDGNSCAGSSSQTIQIVPNPDATFSGLSATYCELDDEVIMTPLENGGIFTGNGVNGNIFDPQLAGPGNHMIVYTIDNGVGCSNTYSVVVKVYAMPDAHFIGLADVYCSGDAPSTLVPVTYGGVYTSSSSGVSGNSFYPSIAGIGVNVVTYTVTTINGCVNSFSDTTVVKTSPSTVITVNGSNLIANENGTGVTYQWWDCQNQTIVTGATDRVFHVLATGSYAVIVDNGACADTSICVNVNVTGLDEEIVNSNNIIVYPNPNNGKFTIKADFEGSISIYNSLGKIIYQGDHATGEQLINLNEEIESGMYILRFQDTSYNFVYKNLIIRN; from the coding sequence ATGAATTCTAGAATATTTAGTGGAATTGTGCTGATCTTAGGATTAGCACAATTTCCTTTTTCTCAAACTACATGTTTTAGTACAGATAATAGTTTCATTTTCGATGGTGCTAATAATGCTAAATCTATTGCAAAAGGAGATTTTAATAATGATGGTCTTCTGGATATTATTATGGGGAAAAACCTTGGTGCAGCCGCAGATCCAAATCTAAAATATGCTATCTATATTGAAAATAATGGAAATAGGTCATTCAATGCACCGGTAGAGATTATGAGTGGTTCTAGGGTTCAAGATGTTGCTGCTGCTGATATTAATAATGATGGGAACCTTGATATACTTGTAGTTAATTTTAACATGAATAGATTAGCTATTATTTACGGAAATGGTGATGGTACGTTCCAAACGCCTATTGGATATACAACTAGTTTTGGCCCCAATTCAATTGCTGTTGGTGATTTTAATAATGATGGCTTACCTGATGTTGCGGTTGCTGGTAATGGAAATAATATAGATTTCTTTTTCAATAACATAAGTTTGCCAGGTACATTAACTTCCATAGCTCCTTTTGTTCTGCCTGGAGGAGTAAATCCTTCCGACATTATTGCGATGGATTTGGATTTGGATGGGAATATGGATGTGGCTACCTCAAATAGTGGAGGTGCTAGCGTTTCAGTAATCTTTGGAGATGGTGTTGGCGGATTTTCACTTGGAGGAACTTATGCTGCAGATCTTGGGACTTCAGGGATATCATCAGGTTTTTTTAATAATGACATATATCCAGATATTGCGGTAACAAATGAAAATGCAAATACGATAACTGTGTTTATTAATGATGGAACTGGTAGTTTATCTACAGGTATTTCATACTCGGCAGGGGCTAAGCCTTTATCTATAGATATTTTAGACTTCAATAATGATGGTAAGATTGATTTGGCAGCCATAAATGCAGATGATAATACCATATCTTTATATGAAGGTAATAGCGATGGTACTTTTCAGAATCAAAAGATAATATATGCTAAGAATTATCCAACAGATATAGTAACAGGAGATTTTGATACAGATGGGAATGATGATATAATTCATTCATGTCTTATTGGAGCAGTAATGCCTGCTTATTTCGGTGATGGCTCGGGAGATTTCGATTTAGGAAATATGGTTAATACAGGTAATAGTCCTAAAGATATTTCTGTGAATGATTTTGATGGTGATGGAAAGGAGGATTATGTTGTAGTAAATTATGATGATAATACGGCATCAATCTATTTAAATGATGGTGCGGGAAATTATACTTTCTCTCAAAGTTTAACTACAGGGAGTCACCCTATATCCGTTGCATCAGGCAATATTTTTGGATCTGGTAAAAATGATATAGTCGTTGCAAATTATAGTGATGGAACTGCCACTTTGTTTCAAAACTTGGGTGGTGGAAGTTTTGCTTCTTCAACTTTGAGTGTCAATGCCAATCCATTAAAAGTTCGTATTGGAAATTTTAATGGAGATACAGATTTAGACTTATTTGTGCTTAATGAAGCAAGTCAAATAACTGTTCTGCCGGGAATTGGTTCTGGTAGTTTCGGAGCGCAAATTATAAAAACTTCTTCATTGCTACAACCGAAAGATATTACCATAGGAGATATAAATGGGGATGGATATGATGATTTCGCTGTTCCTTTTTATGGTTCTAATAAGGTGAGTATATACAAGAGTAATGGTGTTAATGATTTTGTAAATGTTGATAAAAATACTGCAGCTAAACCTATAGCAGCTACTTTTGTGAATTTAAATAGTGATGGAAAACCTGAATTAGTTGTGGTTAATAATACAGCAAATTCTATTTCTTTATTTGCGAATAATGGTGCTGGAGTATTTGCTAATGCAACAAATATTCCAGCGACTGAAACGGAGCCATTAAGTGTAATTGCTGGTGATTTTAATGGGGATGGATTTAATGATATAGCAGTGACATTTCATGTATCTACCGGTTCAACAGGTAGTTTACGTATTTTTAAAGGTAATGGAACTAATTCAGGTGCAGGTGCGCTTACTTATGATGCCACTTACTTAGTAGGAATGAATCCCGTGAGTTCTTTCACAAAAGATATTAATGGTGATGGAGGTTTAGATATATTGGTAGTAAATGAATTGCATAATTATGTTTCGGTAATGCTAAGTATTGGAGGTATTGCAACTATAACCCCTAGTGGATCCACAACTATTTGTTCGAACGAAACATTGACTCTTACATCTTCACCAGCACAACAATATTTATGGTCAAATGGAGCTACAACACAATCAATTAATGTAACTACTTCAGGCTCTTACTTTGTAACAACTTCCGCTATTGGAGGTGGATGTTCATCTACTTCCAATGATATAAATGTAACTGTTTTGCCAGCTCCTACGATAAATTATTCAGGTAATACTGAGATCTGCGAAAATGCTTCTACAACCATAACAGTATCGGGTGCGAATACTTATCAATGGTCTGATGGATTAGGAGTAGGTAATTCAAAAACATTAAATCCAAGTGCTGATAAAACATATACAGTTATTGGTGAAGGAACGAATGGATGTAAGGATACATTAGAGATTGAGATTGTTGTAACCCCACTTCCCGACGCAACTTTTAATACGTTAAACAGTGAGTATTGTGAGATGGGAAGCCCAGTAAACCTTGTGCCAAATCAAGCAGGGGGAACTTTCTCGGGACCTGGTGTTTCAGGTTCCACTTTTGAACCTAATCAAGCAGGTGTAGGAATACATACAATTTCATATTCTATTTCTGATAATGGATGTGTGAATTCTTCATCTCAGATTGTCGAAGTTAGTCAAGGTGGTGCAGATGCTTCTTTTACAATCTTAAATTCTAATTATTGTCAAGATGCTTCTGATATAACTCTTGTCCCTATCATTTCAGGAGGTTCATTCTCTGGACCTGGTGTTTCAGGTAACATATTTAGTCCAGGCTCAGCAAATATTGGTCTAAACACAATTACTTATACAGTTACAGATGACGGTTGTGTTGGAATATCTAATCAGACAGTGATAATCGATGAAAAATTAAGTGCAGACTTTTCAGGTTTACAAGCAACCTATTGCTTAAATGACAGCCCCGTAACACTTATCCCAGATAATGTTGGAGGAAATTTTACTGGAAATGGAATATCAGGAGATCAATTTACTCCAAACTCTGGTGGTGTTGGAACATATAATATTACATATACGCTTACGAATGGTTCTTGTACAAGTTCTATATCTAAACCTGTACAAGTAGAATCTTTACCAAATGCTAATTTCTCAGGACTAGCATCTTCTTATTGTGTTACTGCAGGAACAGTTACTCTAACTCCAAGTGTTGGGGGAGGATCTTTCTCTGGACCTGGTGTTTCAAGCAACACATTCTCCCCAAGTGTTGCTGGAGTTGGAACACATTCAGTTACTTATCAAATTATAGGAGGGAACGGTTGTACGAATTCGGTAACTAAATCAGTGGAAATTAATGGAAGTCCAGATGCCAGTTTTACAGGATTAGGACTCTCTTATTGCTTAAATGAGAATGCAGTTACCTTAACTCCGAGCGTTGGCGGTGGAATTTTCTCGGGAAGTGGAATGAATGGGAATATTTTTGATCCAGCCTCTGCTGGGCAAGGTAATCATACAATTTCTTATTTTGTTAATACGGGCGGATGTAGCAGTTTTTCTTCACAAACTGTTGATGTTCACCCTCTTCCAAACCCTAGTTTTACTGGGTTAAACCCTACATATTGTGTGAACGACCCTTCTGTTATCTTATCTCCAATTCAAAACGGCGGAAGCTTTACAGGGCCAGGCGTTAGTGGTAATACATTTAAACCAATTAATGCAGGAGTCGGTGTACACACTATAAAGTACAAGATTACTAATGTTTTCGGTTGTATTGATTCTTCTCTTGTGATAGTGGAAGTATTACCTTTGCCAGATGCTAATTTTACAGGATTAGCAACTCTTTATTGCCTAAATTCTGATCCCGTTACACTAACTCCAGATCAAAGTGGTGGAACTTTCTCAGGACCAGGTATAATCAATGGAAATACGTTTGACCCTTCTATAGCAGGAACGGGAAACCATACTATAGAATATGAGATTATAAATGGAGGTTGTCAGAGTCAATTTTCACAACTAGTGGAGGTTATAAACTCACCAGATGCTACTTTCTCTGGGTTAGCTCTTGAATATTGTAAGAACAATCCGGTGATTACGTTATCTCCTCTTCAGGGAGGGGGAACCTTCTCAGGAGATGGAATTGATGGAAGCACATTTGATCCAAATATAGCAGGGATAGGCCCTCATACGATTACATATACCATTAATGCAGGAAATGGTTGCTCTGATGTAACATCTCAAACTGTTACTATCAATCCAATTCCTGATGCATCATTTACGGGATTACAAGGAATTATTTGTGTTAATTCTTCCCCATCAACTATGGTTCCAACTTTCCCTGGAGGAACTTTCTCAGGACCTGGAATTTCGGGGAATTCATTTGATCCGTCTATTGCAGGAAACGGAAGTCATACTATTTCATATACAGTGATAGATATCAATGGTTGTAGTAATTCTTCTTCTCAGATTACAATAGTACAAGCCTTGCCAGACGCATCATTTAGTGGATTAGATCCTGAATATTGTGTAGATGCATCTTCAGTTACTCTTATTCCTGCAATCAATGGAGGAAGTTTTTCAGGAGATGGTGTATTTGGGTCTACGTTTTCACCGGGAACAGCTGGTGTAGGTCCTCATAGTGTTACCTATACAGTAACAGATGGTTTTGGATGCGTCAATAATTCTTCAGAAAATGTTATAATAAACGGATTGCCAGATGCTTCATTTACCGGGCTTGCTAGTGATTATTGTGTGAATACTGCTGCAGTTACTTTAGTTCCAGTTATAGGTGGGGGTAATTTTTCTGGTGATGGAATCAATATAAATTCATTTGATCCGTCTATTGCAGGAGAAGGAATACACAACATCACTTATACGGTAATAGATGGAAATAATTGTTCAAACACTTCAAGTCAAAGTGTTACTATCAATGGATTACCAGATGCAACTTTCTCTGGATTGCCTGCTACTATGTGTATCAATGCTCCTGATGTAACTTTAGTACCTACAGTTTCTGGGGGGATTTTTAGTGGAAATGGAGTGTTAAGCTCTACTTTTAGCCCTACAAATGCTGGGTTAGGAATACATAGCGTACAATATAGTTTAACAGATGCAAATGGTTGTTCAAATGATTATTCTCAATCTGTAGAAGTGATTGCCTTACCAGATGCTACTTTCTCTGGATTAAACACAGCATATTGTTCCAATGATGCTGCTGTTAATTTGTTACCAACACAGGGAGGTGGTATTTTTTCTGGAGATGGAATTATAGGGAATTCATTTGATCCTTATATGGCCGGTACTGGTACGCATATTATAACATATACTATTAATGGAGGAAATGGATGTATTGATGTTACTACTCAAACTGTTCAAGTGAATGGATTGCCAGATGCTTCATTTGTAGGACTTGCTAGCATGTATTGTATTGATGCCAGTGCTGTGACTATGATTCCTACACAAGTAGGAGGTGCATTTTCTGGTAATGGTGTTTCAGGGAATCTATTCAATCCTGCTAGCGCAGGTATTGGACAGCATTCGATTGTCTATTCTATCATAGATGGGAATGGATGTTCGTCCACAAGCTCTTTTTTAGTAACAGTAGATAATACGTATCCTGACGCAAACTTTACAGGACTTGATGCTACTTATTGCGTAAATGGAACATACTCTAATCTGACTCCCAATGAAAACGGAGGAACCTTTATAGGAAGTGGTATGACAGGAAATATTTTTGACCCACAAGTTTCTGGAGAAGGTACTTTCACCATTACTTATACTATAACAGGAGGGAACACCTGCTCTTCTACATCTTCTCAGACAATTGAAGTGTATGGAATTCCAGATGCTAACTTTAGTGGTCTAAATCCAGCATATTGTTTAAATGCTTCATCTACTACTTTATCTCCTATTACGGGTGGAGGAACATTTAGTGGAGATGGAGTTATAAGTCAAACTTTTGATCCTTCAATGGCTGGTCAAGGTACGCATCAGATAAGTTATACAATTACTGATGCTAATCTTTGTACAAACTCGACAACTCAAACAGTAGTTGTAAATTCATTACCAGATGCGACATTTAGTGGATTTTATCCTATTTATTGTCTATATGGTACGCCTGCAACTTTTATACCTACAATTGCTGGCGGAACATTTAGTGGAGATGGAATGTCAGGAGATATATTCACACCAAACAATGCTGGATTAGGAATCCATTTAATCACTTATACTGTTACAAGCGTTGATGGATGTACTGATTCTCACTCTGAATCAATTGAGGTTACAACTTCTCCCAATCCAAATTTCAGTGGTCTAGGAACAGAATATTGTGCAAGTGCACCTGCTGTTACCTTAACACCAATACAAGGCGGAGGTGTGTTTTCTGGAAATGGAATAGTTGGTAATACATTTGATCCATCTATTGCGGGACCTGGAACACATATAATTACATATGATATTTCTGATGGAAGTGGATGTGATGCTACAGCTACAGAAACAGTTATTGTAGATCCGCTTCCGGATTCAGGTTTTACTACACTACCCGCACAATATTGCCTTGACGCTCCTGCTATTGATCTTATTCCAAATCAAATGGGTGGAGCTTTCTCGGGACCAGGTATTTTTGGTGGTAAATTTTATCCATCCATTGTTGGAGTAGGAACATACACTATTAGCTATTCAATAATTGATGGAAATAGTTGTGCGGGATCTTCTTCACAAACGATTCAAATAGTTCCTAACCCAGATGCTACTTTCTCAGGATTATCAGCAACTTATTGTGAGTTGGATGATGAAGTGATAATGACCCCATTGGAAAATGGAGGTATATTTACTGGTAATGGAGTAAATGGAAATATCTTTGATCCACAATTGGCTGGACCTGGAAATCATATGATTGTATATACAATAGATAATGGGGTAGGGTGCTCAAATACATATTCTGTAGTAGTTAAAGTGTATGCTATGCCGGATGCTCATTTTATTGGCTTAGCTGATGTGTATTGTTCTGGAGATGCGCCTTCAACTTTAGTGCCTGTTACCTATGGAGGGGTATATACATCCTCTTCAAGCGGCGTTTCAGGAAATAGTTTTTATCCATCTATAGCAGGCATAGGTGTAAATGTTGTTACATATACTGTTACAACAATAAACGGGTGTGTAAACTCATTTAGTGACACAACTGTAGTTAAAACTTCTCCTAGCACTGTGATTACTGTAAATGGTTCTAACTTAATAGCTAATGAAAATGGCACTGGCGTTACCTACCAATGGTGGGATTGCCAAAATCAGACAATTGTTACTGGAGCTACAGATCGTGTTTTTCATGTATTAGCTACCGGAAGTTATGCAGTAATTGTCGATAATGGAGCGTGTGCTGACACTTCTATTTGTGTGAATGTGAACGTTACGGGATTAGATGAGGAAATTGTTAATAGTAATAATATTATTGTTTATCCAAATCCAAATAATGGTAAATTCACTATTAAGGCCGATTTTGAGGGAAGTATTTCTATTTATAATTCTCTTGGTAAGATAATTTATCAAGGTGATCATGCTACAGGCGAACAATTGATTAATTTAAATGAAGAAATAGAATCAGGTATGTATATTTTACGTTTTCAAGATACATCGTATAATTTTGTTTATAAAAACTTGATAATTAGAAATTAA
- a CDS encoding gliding motility-associated C-terminal domain-containing protein, producing the protein MVRYVIYILLLLIAVNSHATDAKLSTQFSPSSGCNLTVTQNIGVVILNVDVSPKIYPPAITVKYQINGGAIVSEGVNTPIDQGTTFNFTFAQKANLSACDTDFNIVVWLEFVGDTDHSNDTLKWTVRNDCTVIPGQALSDQTVCEGINNGTVNLTGNSHGTVTSWIYSTNNGATWSSLSNTSNPYNFSGLTTTTLYAVAINGGYCPNDTSTYTTITVDPTPIGGTLNGPTNLCISSSSGTITLNGSSGAISNWESSTDNGSTWSNIANTTTNESFTSLSQTTWYRVQIDGGACPNVYSNVLQIQVDPLTVIGTLTPDTSVCANESVNLKLSSTIGDITQWESSSDGITWTPIASTNNPYNTGTLSSSIYYRVVAQSGICPSQTSNQIFVNVTTGVTPGNIAGADSLCESNANGILTVSGNSENVLNWESSVDNGTTWTTITNPTTTENYTGLTQTTWYRALIDGNGCLNVYTDTAIIAVTSMSQAGTLTPDTSVCVGDAFNLKVNGSIGDTYTWQVSPDGITWVDISNLVAPSIVISPVTSPNYYRLIVKNGICGTDVSNIVLVDTLGLPSVNAGPDVTIIKGDTTQLNGSGGLFGIWTPGGTLSDSLIYMPNAFPVNTTTYILGVIGANGCFNFDEVKVIVRSMTFDVKNVITLNDDSYNDTWIIEGIEDFPNTTVEVYNIYGQQVFKEDNYKNDWKGTYKGKSLPNGTYLYIAKPSGKDDGAVKGTLTIMGHE; encoded by the coding sequence ATGGTTCGATATGTCATTTATATATTATTATTACTTATAGCAGTAAATTCACATGCTACTGATGCTAAACTTTCTACACAATTTAGTCCAAGTTCAGGATGTAATTTGACGGTTACGCAAAATATTGGAGTAGTTATTCTTAATGTTGATGTATCTCCTAAAATTTATCCTCCTGCAATTACAGTGAAATACCAGATTAACGGAGGAGCAATAGTTTCTGAAGGTGTAAATACACCCATAGACCAAGGTACTACCTTTAATTTTACATTTGCACAGAAAGCTAATTTATCTGCATGTGATACAGATTTTAATATCGTTGTTTGGCTTGAATTTGTTGGAGATACAGATCATTCGAATGATACACTTAAATGGACGGTTAGAAATGATTGTACTGTGATTCCTGGACAAGCTTTAAGTGATCAAACTGTTTGCGAGGGAATTAATAATGGCACAGTAAATTTAACAGGTAATTCTCACGGAACTGTAACTAGTTGGATTTATTCTACAAATAATGGTGCTACATGGAGTAGCCTTTCTAATACTAGTAACCCATATAATTTTTCTGGTTTAACAACTACAACTTTATATGCTGTAGCCATAAATGGAGGTTATTGCCCGAATGACACATCCACTTATACAACAATAACTGTTGATCCGACACCCATTGGAGGAACATTGAATGGGCCAACTAATTTGTGTATTAGTTCTTCTTCGGGGACTATAACATTAAATGGTAGTTCAGGAGCTATCTCTAATTGGGAATCAAGTACGGATAATGGAAGTACATGGTCAAATATTGCGAATACCACAACCAATGAAAGCTTTACGTCTCTTTCTCAGACCACTTGGTATAGAGTCCAAATAGATGGAGGTGCTTGTCCAAATGTATATTCAAATGTCTTGCAAATACAGGTGGATCCACTTACAGTCATAGGTACTTTAACTCCTGATACTTCTGTGTGTGCTAATGAATCTGTTAACTTGAAGTTAAGTTCTACTATAGGAGATATTACCCAATGGGAATCTTCTTCAGATGGTATTACTTGGACTCCGATTGCAAGTACAAATAATCCATATAATACAGGAACATTATCTTCTTCAATATATTATAGAGTAGTAGCTCAAAGTGGTATTTGCCCATCTCAAACATCTAATCAGATATTTGTTAATGTGACTACAGGAGTTACTCCAGGGAATATAGCGGGAGCAGATTCTTTGTGTGAATCTAATGCTAATGGAATCTTGACAGTTTCTGGAAATTCTGAAAATGTGCTAAATTGGGAAAGTTCAGTGGATAATGGTACAACTTGGACTACTATTACCAATCCAACAACAACGGAAAACTATACTGGATTAACTCAGACTACTTGGTATAGGGCATTAATTGATGGTAATGGTTGCTTAAATGTATATACAGATACAGCTATAATAGCTGTCACTTCTATGTCTCAGGCTGGCACTTTAACTCCAGATACTTCGGTTTGTGTTGGAGACGCATTTAATTTAAAGGTCAATGGAAGCATTGGCGACACATATACTTGGCAGGTTTCTCCTGATGGAATTACATGGGTTGATATCAGTAATCTTGTGGCGCCTTCAATAGTCATATCTCCTGTTACATCTCCAAATTATTATCGTTTGATAGTTAAAAATGGGATTTGTGGAACAGATGTTTCAAATATCGTATTGGTAGATACTTTAGGTTTACCTAGTGTAAATGCTGGTCCTGATGTTACAATTATCAAAGGAGACACTACCCAATTAAACGGGAGTGGTGGTTTATTTGGAATATGGACTCCAGGAGGAACATTAAGCGATTCACTTATCTATATGCCAAATGCATTCCCTGTGAATACTACAACATATATTCTTGGAGTGATTGGAGCTAACGGCTGTTTTAATTTTGATGAGGTAAAGGTTATCGTGAGATCAATGACTTTTGATGTGAAGAATGTTATCACTTTAAATGATGACTCTTATAATGATACCTGGATTATTGAAGGTATAGAAGACTTTCCAAATACAACTGTTGAGGTGTATAATATATATGGACAACAGGTATTTAAGGAGGATAACTATAAGAACGACTGGAAAGGTACCTATAAAGGAAAATCGTTGCCGAATGGTACATACTTGTATATAGCGAAACCTAGTGGAAAAGATGATGGTGCAGTAAAAGGGACCTTAACAATAATGGGACATGAATAA